gaacaaatggcttccgttttcctcgatatcaaagggtcatttgattcagtttccatggaaattctctcagagaaacttcataatcgtggactttcaccaattctgaataatttcctgtacaatttactgtcagaaaagcacatgtttttcaatcatggcagcttgaaatcttctcgatacagttttatgggcctaccacaaggctcctgcctaagccccctcttgtacagtttttacgtcaatgatatagatgattgtctaactagagactgcacgctgagacaacttgcagacgatggagttatttccatcacgggtactaatcccgtcgttctgcaaaagtcgttgcaagataccctgaacaatctgttcacgtgggccctcaagctgggtatcgaattctctacggagaaaactgaaatggtcgttttttctaggaagcacgaacccgcccaattccagcttcacctatccggaaaaacgatcaagcactcgatgtttttcaaataccttggagtatattttgactctaaatgtacctggggaatacacattgcgtatttcaaacagaaatgccagcaaagaatcaattttcttcaaacaataaccggaacatggtggggtgcccacccaggagacctcattcagttatacaaaacaacgatattatcagtgttagaatatggcagtttttgcttccgatcagctgccaggattcatattctcaagctggagagaatacaatatcgttgcttgcatatagccatggggtgtttgcattcgacacatacgatgagtctcgaagttttggcaggagtacccccgcttactcttcggttcacagaattatcctacagatttctcatccgttgcaagatcatgaatccattggtgattgataacttcgaaaatctactccaactgattcctcagtcaagttttatttctttataccatgagtaccttacccacgacgtgcacccttcaccaggcatctccaaccaagtttgcttcccatacttttgcaattcctctgtcatttttgatctgtccatgcgacaaaaaatccatggaatcccagatcatctacgctccgattatattccgccgatattttcggcagaatatgggaaagttagatctgataaaatgttctttactgacggttcatacataaacgggtccactggcttcggcatcttcaatgaaaattccagtgcctctttcaaactcaaagatccttgttccgtgtatgtcgctgaactgggtgcgatatactacgcactggggatcattgaaacattgcccatcgaccactattttattttttcagacagtctcagctcaatagaggcaatccgctcaatgaaggttgataatcgctcatcttatttcctaactagaataagacaactattgagtgttttggtcgaaaaattattcaagattaccttagcatgggttccctctcattgttcgattccggggaatgagaaagcggactcgctagctaaggtgggcgctctagaaggcacactttttgaaaggcaaattgcatataattaatttttccacattcctcgtcagtacacgctcgtaagttggcagcgcatgtggagtggagatgagttcggtcgttggttacacacgattatccctaaggtctcgacgagtgcatggttcaagggattgaatgtaggtcgtgatttcattcgcgtgatatctcggcttatgtccaatcactacaacctaaacgcgcatctctatcgcattgggctcgcagcaaacaatctttgtgattgtggcgatggctaccacgacatcgagcatgttgtctggtcgtgtatccggttccatactgctcgctctcagctctctagagcactgagagcacaaggcagacaatcggagatctccgtccgggatatcttaggtagccgtgatcctgatcttctgcttcatctatacctgttcctcagaaacgccgatgtcaacgtttaatgatgtttccttcgttgtgtccctgtttcatatccctcctatccgatctataaacttttacttagtcgcgacaatacatacacacactctttacagatacacgggccaaaggttgtgcagtccactgatcattcaacaagagccaaaggttgtaccgctcatgacaactctacatgaactgatgattgcgccggttagtgaccattctatcctggattcctcgagtcgagaaagaagcaccacgctagatatgaggtacagactaggggggcgttgctgattaagggtcagctgcattccaataggaagtatcccgtgtcgggcacacgtacagagcattggagacagcaacatccgaattacgaaaacacttgtaatactaacctcgagccaaccgcgagtaaacggttacatattactaacatagataataagaaaaattgtcaaagtattgaactcccggccccgtgaggctaacgccatatgagccttgataaaaatatatattttggaaaaaaaaaaataggtaacggtactcggtatgagcaaaatattattagcgtggaaataTAAGACAATCCCTTCCCacggaaattaattccgaccgcaaagggttaatataatatattatataaaatgtatcaattttacaggttttccatttcaggatacctaaagataatctctgccgcgtgttgCAACACATCAGATTTTAGGGTTTTTGTTTCGTCGAGTAGTCGATGGCTCGCATttatataatcacatcacttaccgaagtgaatcctgatttttcttaaccattcccactcacaactatcccttccatgataaacgctagggaaccacgctatagagaacCCAAAAAACCAATTTTAGACAGACCGGATCCGCTAGTAATATTGATGTAGAtagtttcatttgttcatagaTGGCTTAGAATAATATAAAAGATTTCCGACATGAATAAGAAAttacattaaatttatttcataaatttatatatttaaaaaatagtaCACGAATAAAAGAAAGAAAATATATAAGTACAGGTTGTATTCACTTCCTCACATAAACATGATTGTGACATCAAAGGATAATCGTAACTCCAGTTCCGTAATTCTCAGTTCAATTTGTGGCAGTACGAAGCTTGTCGGGTATGGTAATCATCAATATGATCCTAGACAGTCTTTTCTTCAGTAGTAAATGGGAAAGTACaattatattttcattattcagACCTAGCTAATATTCAGAAACTTCACCACTGCTGTGTAAAATTTTGATAGGGACCATTTGTTTCGCTTCGTTGCAATTAAAAACGGTGAATGTGCAGGTCACccaggatgatgatgatgatgttgaattaaagaggctttaaacttttcagttcattcgcctctagccttgagaaaggccttgggtttttttttttaaatcaaatttcgcgcaTGCTTCCTCTGCTCTCGTTTCCGGTAAATCATGTATATagtgtaataattgtataacatatgctgGAAGAGAAGTACGTTAGTAATGGGAGGCATATTTGGTCACCTGGTAGTAGAAATAAGAAATGATTATATCAAACAcgctgaaagaaaataaaatgagaaatgatgtctaGCCCAGGAAGCTGAAAGTGAATTATATGGTAATTAAAAGATGTTAATTGACTTGTGTGCCATCCACGCAAAATTTGAATTCGTATGTCGGAAAATagcctttttttttacaaaaaattaaaatctgtgtattttgttgtgagtgtgtgtctaagtgtgtgtgtgggtgtgtttggtttgtgatatctaactacatatctaactaatttttttgtttgttttttttttttgttttttgttttttgtttttttttatatatatttattactttttttttataaataaaatgtgtGTGACCTAACATATGTAATACGTTGGTAACACATATATTAGCTCACAAGCATTAGGTGTTAGTATGAATGATGTGGTTAAGTCTGTAACATATAGTAAATAATTGTATAGTGGTTAAATAAGCTCCAAAAGATCCGTCTCCTTCAGGAAATGCAGTAATTTGTCCTCCTCCAAGTTATCTCTTGCTAGGGCTGTCCTTGGGTTGTCAGCTATCTGAAACTTAGTTCTCATAAGGTTGTAACGTGGGCAgacaagtagaaaatgttctacgGTCAGCCTGACGTTACAGGTATTACAAATGGGTGGTTCGGCTTTTTCGACCAAGAACCTGTGCGTTAATTTGGTATGTCCAATACGAAGACGTGTTAGACATACTTGAAAAGATCTTTGGTTTCTATCCATCCAAGGATGGgtagtgtttttaatttttctcaaaaaagtatctCTGCAGATGTTCCATTCGTTCTCCCAGCACGTCATCAGAGATGAGTTAACCCATCTGATTATATCATCAGATGGGACGCTTGTGCTCCATAGTTCGGATGTTCTCCCTTCTTTGGCTAGGCGATCAGCCTCTTCGTTACCGCGGATTCCACAGTGACCTGGGATCCAGCAAAAGGTGATATAATTTTGGGCAGTTTTCTCTTCAATTGcgagtacccatggatgtttgctaCTTCCGCTCTCAAGAGCAAGAAGCGCGCTAGCAGAATCGGTGAAAATAACCGTCTTTCTGTTGTGTTCGCACTTTGATGTAGCGATAAGAAGTGCCGCTAATTCAGCTGAAAATACCGAACAGATACTTGGGAGTTGGAACTTAACTTGCAGGTTATTAGCAAAAATGCCGATACCTACTTGTAAACCATTAAAGGATCCATCTGTAAAGATCTTGTGGTGAAAAAGGTATTTACTGTGGATGTGGTTGTTGAAAATGGCCAAAACTATGCTGCTGTTTTCACCAGCTCGCACAGAGTTTTTAATTGACCAATCAATCTGAGGTTCCCGTTTATACCATGGTCGAAGGTTAATAATGGGAATTGGTGCAATCGTTGGAAGGTCACCCAGGACCTGCACATTAACCGTTTTCTTTGTGGTTATGTAGTGTTTTGGAACATGATTTTCTCATGATCCTGTAAtacaaaaaatgaataaaaatgaacgagATTCTTCTCTTTCAAAATACTTACATTCAAAATGCTTGGAAAATCTTCTAACTGGACTTAAGTACAGTGAAAAAACATGCGCACAAATGAAAATTCGTGAGCTTTATTGATATTACGGCGAATACCAACATGTGATTGGGTGAATTATGCAGCATTGAGTCATCGCACGCTCCGCTAGAAATTTAGGAACATCTGATCAGATATTTTCATAATTTCTACCAAACAGCATAAAACTGCCTTCCTGGGTTACCTGCACATGCAaaagttttgtcattttttcctAGAATTTTTCaggattgtatttttttagacAGTATCAAATATATCAAATGATACACCTTTTACAActgcggagacgaatgaattgaatgatttaaagtctccgtcaACAgataaaaagaagaagaagaagaaggaatccGCCATTTTAGTTGAACGGAAGAAATCATGTAAACGATGTAAACAATAACAGAAATAACGAATCAACTGATATTTGAATGACCACCATGTCGCTAATTTTTCATCCCAGTAAAAACTTTAATAACttctataaaaaaatgaatttcttcGATGCGACTACTGTTATTGAGGTATCGAAATTTGCACGATAAGAATGACTTTCTGTGTTCTTTATGCAAATTccgttaaaaaaaacaaatgatcatatcatgttcattttcaaaataaaaagcaACTACAAAGCGAACATTCtatccaaattcaaattcaaaatttcaacaatttaaaatattctacagggtctttcagattaaacgctcacgcaaaaaaatcgaatagctcctaataaaaaaaaaattcggtccctcgatggtaacactgcattcgtgcaattccaaatgaaatcgtccaaaaaatgcagattttaaaaacatgtatatttgattcgaatgaaagtttgtattccgtttgggttggagaaaatatgagttttccacaacaattgggaattttttgacacaagcgtaacttttgaaaagggcgtatcgattttagtaggagaaatatttgacaatttatatctaaataactatgagtcgtaccgaaatagtgtcttagaaagagttatagcgtattgaaacatgaaaaaaatatacactgagaaaaaaaaattgtactctttttttatttacaaaaaaaaaacgttaatatgcaatatccaaaatacatatttttcaatttttttttttattttttcatataaaacagaagtcatgtagaaaattgatccaagtccaagatggtaaaactatttttgacgaactttgtggaacatcgattttttatgaatttccgaagcttcgaatttttgtatgttaacaataatttttagccacaaattatgatttctgatgtgattaaaaacaaaaacgctcattataaatctgcttctaaatgtagccattctcgagatattttaaaaattattgttaatttattgtcttttttatagtaaatattcccttttaatatgtttgtcgtgttataccgtcatgttcattaaattttatgaatttgcttataatttccaacaacttttccaaatacaacattatggtaaacatatatgttcaggagttacgttgaaaaacatttgaaggctgtgggttaacacaaaacgtagcgatatcaaaaaatcttttttatcttaatacaaacttttaacatattattcgtgttacacaatcaaaacacgaacagtggaattgaaatcccaacaacaaatacaccttgttgattcaaccggacgttatgggtacaaatataattaacttgttttcgttatgcctacattatacctgaagtcaggtatctctaagctacctctgtataaagtctgcttcatttaatattggaacaaattcttttgctcattgtggcgctcctagtggacggatttggaaacttttttcacccacgtgtcgggaaattcattacctttcaccatgtatttatgtcataacaccaaacgatagcattttgtaaacaaccgccatggaagccgaacggagagataaaattgtgcacagttttcttgaaaatccattgttgtcggcatctaagctagctaaacagcttaaaatgcccagaaatatcgtatggcgtgttatcaagcagtacaaggaaacattgacgacggctcggaagccgcattcgaagcgtcggagtggaactgtcgaccggaaactgcgtgggaaagtcatcagagccgtcaagaggaatcccaatctttcagtccgcgatttggccaataagttccaggccgctcacagtacggtgcgacgaattcgtctccgggaaggaataaggtcattccgagccagcaaacagccaaatcggacgctgaagcagaaaaatgtggccagaatccgtgctcgaaagctgtacgaccaagtgctgaccaagttcgacggatgtattctgatggacgatgagacctacgtgaaggcggactttgggcaaatcccaggtcaaaaattttatttggcgacggctcggggggatgtacctgcaaaatttaagttcgacaagacaatgacatcagaagtctacaaaaaagagtgcatacagaaacggattctgccgtttattcgtgcccacgaccgtccagtaatgttttggccggaccttgcaagctgccattacagcaaaacggttatggaatggtacgcaacgaacggggtcagcgtaataccgaaggacctcaaccccccaaactgcccccagttccggccgatagagaaatactgggcaatcacgaagcggaggcttaaggcaaagggaaaacttgttaggaacatgactcaaatgaagaactggtggaatcaaatcgccaaaacggtggacgaaaatggtgtgcgccgcctaatgtgccgtattacgggaaaagtacgagaatttcttcgaaacagcaattaatatttttttaaatttttttttataaaagagtaaagaaaatgctacatttgtatgaaaaacaaattatgaattcgttaataaatgactgaactacacgcaattgtttgtgttccaatattaaatgaagcagactttaggtatataaagtcaagtatctttaagctacctctgtacaaCTATATAAAGTCAGCtacctttaaggtacctctataatgtatataaagttactcatattcaaacatcgttcatcagtcgaacaatcttccttatagagtgaataacagtataccacaatggactacaaaaaatttttttcgtgttgtagaccatttccgaaaaacggtaagaaaacatttcttaccgtacatttcttacatttcatttaacatctgaaaaacgtttcttaaccgtgtcaatgattgagaaacttaagtcaatgggatgcaatatccttttagatacatctttaaaaatttaagaatcatgccgtttatctgtatactcttccaaaccaaagcagtgtaatactAAGGAGCGGATCAGTACAGGGgtaggaaatactttagaagaagtaccatcaatagtttcagtcgtttcagctTTTTCGCAAGAATACCAATATagcaatataccagagtattcccCAGCGTACAACATTAagctattcaacaagggaatcgccggtattaacgttaataaaatttgttgcgtgtgcgtttaatctgaaagaccctgcaCTCGATGGTACCATTTACATCTTCTCTCATCTTTTGTTTGAATTGagttattatgttattattatGTAATTAGAGTTATTAAACACTCTTGATTTTGCTCCACATTTTTTCATTCCGTAATCACATCAAATGCTGGttctattaaaaaatattgttttcctcAAAATAATTATGTTCTATATTTATTCTGCTCAGATAGATAGATCCTActttattaaaatttcaaaCAGCATGATCAATTGGATACTAAATTTTGATTTGTTCCTTTTCCATTGAAAAGTTATTACAGGTAGTATTGGTCCATATGCATTATATTGCTTCAAGTAAATTACGCATGTATGTAATGGTTACGACGTTTTTGGCACTTCTCATAAGCTAGATAGATTAATGCCAGGGTAATCAATATTCCTGAAAAAAGTTTTCATAGAGTTAGTTGACAGTTGCATTATACTTAACAAATTACCTATAGTTATTGCCATTCCAATACTTATCCAGATAATGTCTTCATTTATACCACTATGGTATGATCTACCTacaaagaaaatagaaatagaTAAGATAAGAGAAGTGCTCATGGAGCCACTACACAGTGGTACCGATGGACAATTTGAGCGAAGATGAGCTTTCGACCCATTTCTCTGATTTTAGAGTTATACTTTCTTCGTCAAAGTTACTCATCGTAGTTATGACCtcatttttttcagagaaatagaaaaaaaataactttttcatttGCAAAGTTGGCGATACGAGGTCTTCGGCAAAATTGTgggtcaattttttttaaagaaatttctaAACCAAAACATTTCACTCAAAACTTCATTTCAACTCAAAACTCGTAAATTGGCCGACTTAGAGCAATTTCGCCAAATTATCTTAGGGCGGGTCGCTGAAAAACAGTTCTTTATCCTAGtttttcaattcaaatttttcaacacAGGTCTCTTCAGATGATTTTTAACGTTAGAAAACGCAACTTTCCACGAAACGTTGatacattttattttaaaaatttgccTTTTTGAACGTTGATATCTCCGGTAATATATTTTAGCAGCATTTTCAAGgacaaaaattatttattgtgtaAAAAAGTTGAAGACATACTATTTTCTAAACTTGCATAAACTTCGTTTGAAGTTGCACATTTTTTCAACATTCTAAAGCCTGACATAGGCGAAAGTTGTACAACTGGAAATTTGAAAGGTTGTGTCTCATCAGTTATAGGcaaggatgcaaaatttcgaaagaacatTGAAATCGAAGAGAAAATTTTGTCAGTGCCTGTGAAGAGTGTAATCTCCACCGACACTCTTCACTTCTTTCTATTACGTTGCCTATAACGATTTGTcacggttttttttaattaaatcgtttatttttacaggttcagttacataagtttaaaggagccaaactcctatctgtattgttataagtatgtataaacatttttcattaattctaatcttaatgaagtagagaaccgattactcgcggtttgctcgagtttagaagggtgacattttttttcaggaaaagaaagagatataaggatatattgacaatgttcacactcacattcatcatactcaattcttaagcctatcttatatctaatatgtatttacatttcaccttattcgatagttagtaagaagggatttgatttatcgcgaaggaaaaggaaaaggagaatataaggatataaggacaatcataCACGAAGAtagatagcttttaggaagatatatatttgggacatgtattcaaggtctaaccgagccaacacatctctcaccggcacatcaggctgccttcctctggcccgaagagagttctctaaattcgatctgacaacaagatacacctcgcacgaccaaacaacgtgttcgatgtcgtggtaaccttggccacaagcacagatattgccatcggcaagaataaaacgaaagagtaacgcgtctaactGTAGTATCTTACCATGTACCTTAAGAGGGTTTCTCCGAAATTTCTGAAGTACAACtcacaaatatatttttattccacTTGTTTATTTTTCAACCGACTTCACGTGCTGTTCAAACTCGACTAACTACTCCACGCATCTTCTCTCGACATCAACCTCGGCTCTCCGATTCCCTAATCCTCTCCCTCTCTTATTATTGCTCATATCTCTGAACTCTACATCCTTCTCCTACTCTCACCAAAATCAAAGAAACATAAgtacttaaaaaaaatcacgttGTATATCGCTTCGGCACTGTCTTTATTCGGATAGGACGATTTTCAGTTGAGCCTTTGGAGTCGTGATCATCTTTCGGTTTTTTTCTTCTCCCTAGGGACTTTTAAGGCAGTCCTTGGTCATCTGTATTGTTCCGCTTCCTTCGAcatttttcttccattgttaAATGTGTAGGAGGCTCTTCCGTTGGTTGATTGAAATCTGTAGATGAGTCAGAGAAAGTAGCATTTGATGATGAAAATGGCCACTTTTTCAAGTGAGCAACTGGTCGACGATATTTCACACCGCCTTCACTCGCAACAAGTGTATCATTGCCTGATCGTTTAAGCACCGTGTATTTCTCCATTTTAAAATTTGGTTCAAGTTTACCAGATTCGTAGTTTTTCATCATTACTATGTCTCCGGTGGATATCTCCGACTTCTTTGCGCGTCTACGTTCATCAGCATACAGTTTTCCTTCCATTTTCTTTATTGCATCGCGTTCACGAACCTCTTCATCTCGCCTCCAATTAGAGTCTGTGCGTAATGATGGCAGAAGGTCCTTGACTGGACGTCCTGTTAATAATTCAAAAGGAGCCTTCCCCGTGACCGAATGAGGAGTAGTGTTGTACATATACACGTACTCGTCAAGAGACTTCCTCCAATCAGATTTCGTTACTTTCGCAATCCGTAGCGCCTTGAGTATCCCCTGGTTTTGTCGTTCCACTAAACCATTCATTTCGGGCCAATATGGTATGGAATGTGTCAATTCG
The Toxorhynchites rutilus septentrionalis strain SRP chromosome 2, ASM2978413v1, whole genome shotgun sequence genome window above contains:
- the LOC129767263 gene encoding uncharacterized protein LOC129767263; amino-acid sequence: MAVGRVAGTGNIGYSTNFRGGGRSYHSGINEDIIWISIGMAITIGILITLALIYLAYEKCQKRRNHYIHA